One stretch of Brachyhypopomus gauderio isolate BG-103 unplaced genomic scaffold, BGAUD_0.2 sc57, whole genome shotgun sequence DNA includes these proteins:
- the LOC143488949 gene encoding melanocortin receptor 4-like gives MNTTLHHGLIQSYKARNHSVALIPVHRVPHGVKDSLPSTEGCNKQLLISNEVFLTLGIISLLENILVVAAIAKNKNLHSPMYFFICSLAVADMLVSVSNVSETVVIALINGGHVSIPAGTIRSMDNVFDSMICSSLLASICSLLAIAIDRYITIFYALRYHHIVTARRTLAVISCIWACCSVSGVLFIVYSESTTVLICLISMFFSMLALMASLYIHMFLLARLHIKRIAALPGRAPVRQQANMKGAVTLTILLGVLVVCWAPFLLHLILMISCPRNPYCACFMSHFNMYLILIMCNSVIDPLIYAFRSHEMRKTFKEIVCCWYSLPNVCLSEPSESC, from the coding sequence ATGAACACCACACTGCACCATGGACTTATCCAAAGTTACAAAGCCAGGAATCACAGCGTTGCTTTGATACCTGTCCACAGAGTCCCCCATGGAGTTAAGGACTCACTACCCTCTACAGAGGGCTGTAACAAACAGCTGCTAATCTCCAACGAGGTCTTTCTTACCCTGGGCATCATCAGTCTGCTGGAGAACATCCTTGTTGTAGCAGCCATCGCCAAAAACAAGAACCTGCACTCCCCCATGTATTTCTTCATCTGCAGCCTGGCTGTAGCAGACATGTTGGTGAGCGTCTCCAACGTTTCAGAGACCGTTGTCATTGCCTTGATTAATGGCGGCCATGTATCTATCCCAGCTGGGACCATCCGCAGCATGGACAACGTTTTTGATTCTATGATCTGCAGTTCACTGTTGGCCTCCATCTGCAGCCTACTTGCCATCGCCATAGACCGCTACATCACCATCTTCTATGCCCTCCGTTACCATCACATCGTGACGGCCCGTCGCACGCTGGCTGTCATCAGCTGCATCTGGGCATGctgcagtgtgtctggtgtgctCTTCATCGTGTACTCGGAGAGCACCACTGTGCTCATCTGCCTCATTAGCATGTTTTTCTCCATGCTGGCACTCATGGCCTCCCTCTACATCCACATGTTTCTGCTCGCACGGCTGCACATCAAACGCATCGCCGCCCTGCCGGGTCGCGCCCCCGTGCGCCAGCAGGCCAACATGAAGGGTGCGGTGACGCTCACTATCCTGCTGGGGGTGCTGGTGGTGTGCTGGGCGCCCTTCCTTCTTCACCTCATCCTCATGATCTCCTGCCCCAGAAACCCCTACTGTGCCTGTTTCATGTCCCACTTCAACATGTACCTCATCTTGATCATGTGCAACTCTGTCATCGATCCGCTCATATATGCCTTCAGGAGCCATGAGATGAGGAAGACCTTCAAGGAGATAGTGTGTTGCTGGTACAGCCTGCCAAACGTCTGCCTATCTGAGCCGTCTGAATCATGCTAA